A stretch of Plasmodium chabaudi chabaudi strain AS genome assembly, chromosome: 14 DNA encodes these proteins:
- a CDS encoding signal recognition particle receptor subunit beta, putative, whose product MENAVKILNEVIGKIKDYNKKYGINLDEFHNVLFVTSILLALLFIFYIIFILFAIFCKKSKTNKVVLLLGPCESGKTTFLFKLKTDKMCRTVPSMKENVAFVFLKNIKKSKFIQFVDFPGHPKLAFGIKKYLNVTNVIVYILDSSDRQSLKYVAENMLELFMNKEIVKRQIPIIIFCNKTDLCNSRPKKVIKEDLEREIEILKMSKYNSLEDDMNDETECFLGVNSEFFRFERAPIHVEICSASIKNNNVDEVIELIGKYY is encoded by the exons atggaaaacgcagttaaaattttaaatgaagttattggaaaaataaaagattataacaaaaaatatggaataaATTTGGACGAATTTCACaatgtattatttgtaacgagtatattattagcattactatttattttttatataatttttattttatttgctatattttgtaaaaaatccaaaacaaataaagttgtattattattaggaCCATGTGAAAGTGGTAAAACCActttcctttttaaattaaaaactgATAAAATGTGTAGGACTGTACCATCAATGAAAGAAAATGTTgcttttgtatttttaaaaaatattaaaaaatccaAGTTTATACAATTTGTTGATTTTCCTGGTCATCCAAAGTTAGCCTTtggtattaaaaaatatctaAACGTTACAAATGTAATTGTTTATATCCTTGACAGTTCAGATAGGCAATCTCTCAAATATGTCGCAga AAATATGTTGgaattatttatgaataaGGAAATTGTCAAAAGACAAATTcctatcatcattttttgcaACAAAACGGATTTATGTAATTCCCGTCCAAAGAAAGTCATTAAAGAGGATTTAGAAAGAGAAAT agAAATTTTGAAGATGTCTAAATACAACTCCCTTGAGGATGATATGAATGACGAAACGGAATGTTTCCTTGGCGTCAATTCAGAATTCTTTAGATTTGAAAGGGCTCCAATCCACGTG GAAATATGCAGTGCgtcaataaaaaataataacgtGGATGAGGTCATTGAACTTattggaaaatattattaa